The DNA sequence CCCTTTTCCTTTATAGCATATCTTCATAAGCCTTTATGCCAGCCAATGATGTAGCTGTTTTTACAGCCCTAAGGACAGCTTCCCCCATTACCCTAGCAGCCAAAAACCCAACAACATTGACATCTGCCTCCACCCTACCAGTACCCATTGCAAAGATAGTATCACCGTCCACCATCGTATGGGCTGGACGCATGGTTCTAGCATAGCCATTATGGGCCATGGAGGCCACCTTATTTGCTTGGGCCTTGGTAAAAGTACAATTTGTTGCAATAACTCCTATGGTGGTATTGCCGCTGAAGAGGTTTTTTCTGTTATCGTATTGCTGTAGCATCACATCTTCAGTATCAGCAAAGCCTTTTAAATCCTCATCTAAAAGACCAGCTATGATTTCACCAGTTGAAGGATTGATAACATCTCCTAAACAATTGACTGCCACCAGTGCCCCTACCTTTAATTCCCCTATCTGAAGAGCATAGGAGCCTAAGCCCCCCTTCATGGCCCTTTCATAGCCTAAAAGTTTCCCAACAGTAGCACCTGTGCCTGCTCCAATGGTTCCGTTTATTACAGGTTGGTTGGTAGCATTTAAACAGGCTTGATAGCCCATTTCCCTATTGGGTCTAATTTTATGGTTTCCCACAGGCAAATCAAACAATACTGCACTACAAACAATAGGAACCTTTGTAACCTGTACATCAAACCCAATGCCTCGTTTTTCTAAAAATTCCATAGCCCCAGAGGCGGCATCCAGACCAAAGGCACTACCTCCCGCCAGCATAACTCCGTGAATTTTATCAACCAGATTCACTGGATTTAATAAATCTGTTTCTCTAGTGCCAGGAGCACCCCCTCTTATGTCTACTCCCCCTGTTGCCCCCTCCTCACAAATAATAACTGTACATCCAGTGGCACCTTCAAAATCCTGTTGATGCCCTACTTTAATACCTTCTATTTCTGTAAATTCAATTTTCTGCAACTTTACAGCCTCCTTTTATTTATCCCATAGTAATAACTTTAATGATGGCTATAATAACCCCTGTTACACCTTCTCCACCTAACATACCTGAGGAAACAATAACACCTTTATCACTGGTATTTGGTTTGATTTTAGAGATGATAAAGTTTAAAAATCCTCCTAAGAAAACAGCTGTAGAAATAAACATTGGTAAGTATATACCTATACCTAAAGTCATACCAGGAATATTAAATAAGTATAGGGCTACTCCCAATACTAAACCCACAATAAATGCAAAGGTATTTGGCAAACCCCCAACCATTGTTGAAACAGCATAGGCTTGGGGTGCAGGCAATTCTGTTCCTGGCCCCATAGAACCATAGGCTTTAAACATAACAAATAATACAATAACCGATACAATAGCTCCTATAATACCTCCTACAGCTTCCGAGATAAGCTGAGCCTTAGGGTCAGTTTTTAAAATATAACCTGATTTGAAATCATTTAGTACATCTCCCGTTAAACCACAGGCAACTGCTACAACACCAGCGATTAAAAAGGCTTCTACTCCACCTGTATTTGCTAAACCTTTTACTGCCAGTAAAATAATTATACCAAAAATCTCCATTGGATTGATACCTGTTTGACCTGTAATGGAGGCAGCCATAGCTGTTGTCAACCAAACCCCTAGGATGGTCAATATACTAGGAATTAATCTCATATCAGTAAGGGCTGTTAATAAAAAGGCAATTAAAGCAAAGGCTATAGGGGCCCATTTTAAATTGACACCACCTTCTTTTGCTGCCTTGCCGCTAACCATAGGTCCATAAATTTCTTTGGCCTTTGGAATAATTCCTTTTAAAAGTATACCTATTCCTGTCCCCACCATAAGACCTATTCCTAGACTATCTTTGAAGGCAGTGGCAACCCCTACATCAGGAAACCATCCTGCTCCTACACCTACTGGAATGATAAAGAAGTAAGCTAATACAGCTCCTAAAAACCAGACCCCAGTAAACAATGGTCCGATAATATAACCAATGGCCACCGCCATTGGTGAAATCCATACGCCAAAAAATATATTTTTGGCCATAAGCTTTGTTGACATCCAAGCACCTGGAATCAATCCAAATCCGTCTCGAAGGGCAGTGAATACTGCTGTAATACCTAAAGTTGAAAATAACGTTTTAGCCTTTCCTCCCCCTTCATCTCCTGCTAAAACAGTTTCTGATGCAGCAATACCCATTGGAAAGGGAAGTTTTTCTCCTTCGATAAAATATTTTCTAACTAATGCTGTAAAAATTACACCTAAAACCGTTCCAGATAAAGTAACAACCAATAGGGTTAAAAAGCTAACCTCAGCATCGCTATTTAACATCCAAATTCCAGGAATCGTAAAAGCTAAGCCTCCTGCCACCATACCACCAGCTGACATAGCAGTATGGGTTACATTGATTTCATTTAAGTTTGTTTTCCCCATAGCCTTTAAAATTGTCATAGACATAACAGCAACAAATATAGTGGGCCATGGCAGGGCCCCCATTCTAAGGGCTACATACATAGAACTGGTGGTGATAATGACGGCACCGATAGCCCCAATGATTAGTCCCCTCAAAGTAAGCTGCTCCTTAAAGCTTTTGGCATAACGCACTTCTTTTTTAGAAACGTCCATTTTACTAACCTCCTCGTATAATAAACTTAATGAATCTTCCACTCTTAAATGCTACTTATCTAAGCTGAAATAAAGATCCTCCATATCTTAGAAGAGCTATCTAATGTTGGA is a window from the Natronincola ferrireducens genome containing:
- a CDS encoding P1 family peptidase; the protein is MQKIEFTEIEGIKVGHQQDFEGATGCTVIICEEGATGGVDIRGGAPGTRETDLLNPVNLVDKIHGVMLAGGSAFGLDAASGAMEFLEKRGIGFDVQVTKVPIVCSAVLFDLPVGNHKIRPNREMGYQACLNATNQPVINGTIGAGTGATVGKLLGYERAMKGGLGSYALQIGELKVGALVAVNCLGDVINPSTGEIIAGLLDEDLKGFADTEDVMLQQYDNRKNLFSGNTTIGVIATNCTFTKAQANKVASMAHNGYARTMRPAHTMVDGDTIFAMGTGRVEADVNVVGFLAARVMGEAVLRAVKTATSLAGIKAYEDML
- a CDS encoding OPT/YSL family transporter; this encodes MDVSKKEVRYAKSFKEQLTLRGLIIGAIGAVIITTSSMYVALRMGALPWPTIFVAVMSMTILKAMGKTNLNEINVTHTAMSAGGMVAGGLAFTIPGIWMLNSDAEVSFLTLLVVTLSGTVLGVIFTALVRKYFIEGEKLPFPMGIAASETVLAGDEGGGKAKTLFSTLGITAVFTALRDGFGLIPGAWMSTKLMAKNIFFGVWISPMAVAIGYIIGPLFTGVWFLGAVLAYFFIIPVGVGAGWFPDVGVATAFKDSLGIGLMVGTGIGILLKGIIPKAKEIYGPMVSGKAAKEGGVNLKWAPIAFALIAFLLTALTDMRLIPSILTILGVWLTTAMAASITGQTGINPMEIFGIIILLAVKGLANTGGVEAFLIAGVVAVACGLTGDVLNDFKSGYILKTDPKAQLISEAVGGIIGAIVSVIVLFVMFKAYGSMGPGTELPAPQAYAVSTMVGGLPNTFAFIVGLVLGVALYLFNIPGMTLGIGIYLPMFISTAVFLGGFLNFIISKIKPNTSDKGVIVSSGMLGGEGVTGVIIAIIKVITMG